One Candidatus Flexicrinis proximus DNA window includes the following coding sequences:
- a CDS encoding AAA family ATPase: protein MALRFEKATKKAKHLKCLFFGDSGTRKTVGALSFPRPAVIDTENGTDLYQDKFMFDVVNANDISAVEELLAFIERDNGKTYDTLVIDSLTVLVDVLRGAMEKKAKNGEMGYREHGAVNRRMKALYGRLMNLPVHVVATAHEAIQYEGAGNSLRKAGVKPDADKSIAYAFDFVINTQRNGKGVVWKGRGSKELEEGKVVSGVTWELFKDIAKSNATGEAVKALNDEEAIANEAARIAAAEDLTAAKNAMIAELVASELFEDVNAIGAAVSVLKKDNPALSFEADPVGFKAALVEYAQGQKAA, encoded by the coding sequence ATGGCACTGAGATTTGAGAAGGCAACCAAGAAGGCCAAGCATCTGAAGTGTTTGTTCTTCGGTGACAGCGGCACGCGCAAGACGGTCGGCGCGCTGTCGTTCCCCCGCCCTGCGGTGATCGACACCGAGAACGGAACCGACCTGTATCAGGACAAGTTCATGTTCGATGTAGTCAACGCAAACGACATCTCCGCCGTCGAAGAACTGCTGGCGTTTATTGAGCGCGACAACGGCAAGACCTACGACACGCTGGTGATCGACTCGCTCACCGTGCTGGTCGACGTGCTGCGCGGCGCGATGGAGAAGAAGGCCAAGAACGGCGAGATGGGCTACCGCGAACACGGCGCGGTCAACCGCCGCATGAAGGCGCTGTACGGCCGCCTGATGAACCTGCCGGTGCATGTCGTGGCGACGGCGCACGAGGCCATCCAGTACGAAGGCGCGGGCAATTCGCTGCGCAAAGCGGGTGTCAAGCCGGACGCCGACAAGTCCATCGCCTATGCCTTCGACTTCGTCATCAACACGCAGCGCAACGGCAAGGGCGTCGTGTGGAAGGGACGCGGCTCGAAGGAACTGGAAGAGGGCAAGGTCGTGTCCGGCGTGACATGGGAACTGTTCAAGGACATCGCCAAGTCCAACGCCACCGGCGAGGCAGTGAAGGCGCTCAACGACGAAGAGGCGATTGCCAACGAAGCTGCCCGCATCGCTGCGGCAGAAGACCTGACGGCTGCCAAGAACGCCATGATTGCGGAGCTCGTCGCCTCGGAACTGTTCGAGGACGTGAACGCCATCGGCGCAGCGGTCAGCGTGCTGAAGAAGGACAACCCTGCTTTGTCATTCGAGGCCGACCCGGTTGGCTTCAAGGCCGCGCTGGTCGAATACGCGCAGGGGCAGAAAGCCGCGTAA
- a CDS encoding RHS repeat-associated core domain-containing protein has translation MTVDAAGSYGPIRVCIDSADNEGCPLVTPNDVDGWQRTFVVDDLPLAVHTVWLENPNQDTQNPNGVKRINVDAVRILGEPAAALPLGTYPESDSRIEYEGTWNLQTHASAAGGQFYKTSDVKAISRFKVDVSPSGGTYNITVTARNNESGGIVYGKIKLCAYDDGTQLACNIINLGNMDGWQVNEAPLVVNAGPNQDFTVVLTNHRPGYPAVNIDKITITGPATRSEIVQPPPPVVTGVDGGVFRGVFAPPVDAVPVEPRTDQPTTPIEQPEVSGEPTDTPPMTFRGIEIDPTLADVPVPDGYAGVMRADQPLIADRNLPSTMKQVNYAYDGLYRLKSTEYREGLSFARRYDYTYDLLGNRLTEQQRIGTGSPTTIVSVFNSANQIVTRSGVSYTYDPRGNLTNDGVWQFTYDAANRLTSADKSGVNSDYVYNGLGDRVSQTVNGTTTEYVLDLAAPLTEMLGEIEPGSETWYLLGLDIIGQQNTATGWGFYHTDALGSVRSVSNSAGASIFSATYDPFGALISSPTGAPSVGYAGEVADDTTGFTYLRARYYNPKLGAFQSRDPVVGLVGSSVSWNSYPYAWNNPVNMTDPSGRLPLFLIPVLAAAAGAVLNGGAHAASQLLNGVPAHCLDWSAIGRAAGEGGRPRPGELRHWRRRRRARILWIIGCCCRRSRRVWLWLCL, from the coding sequence ATGACAGTGGATGCAGCTGGCAGTTACGGTCCGATTCGCGTTTGCATCGATAGCGCGGACAACGAGGGATGCCCTCTCGTCACGCCAAACGACGTAGATGGATGGCAGCGGACATTTGTCGTCGATGACTTGCCGCTGGCCGTGCACACGGTATGGCTCGAAAATCCGAATCAGGATACGCAGAATCCGAACGGCGTCAAACGTATCAACGTCGACGCGGTGCGAATCCTTGGCGAACCGGCAGCTGCCCTCCCACTTGGGACATATCCTGAAAGTGATTCCCGTATCGAGTACGAGGGGACTTGGAACCTGCAAACGCATGCCAGCGCCGCGGGCGGCCAATTCTATAAGACCTCGGATGTGAAGGCGATCTCGCGCTTCAAGGTCGACGTCAGTCCAAGTGGCGGCACCTACAACATCACTGTCACCGCTCGCAACAATGAGTCTGGCGGCATCGTCTACGGAAAGATCAAGTTGTGTGCATACGATGACGGTACGCAGCTCGCCTGCAATATCATAAACCTTGGGAACATGGACGGTTGGCAGGTTAACGAGGCGCCGCTCGTCGTGAATGCCGGACCCAACCAGGATTTCACGGTTGTGCTCACGAATCACCGCCCCGGATATCCCGCCGTCAATATCGACAAAATCACAATCACCGGACCGGCGACACGCAGCGAGATTGTCCAGCCTCCGCCGCCCGTCGTCACGGGGGTGGACGGCGGAGTGTTCCGCGGTGTCTTCGCGCCACCCGTCGATGCTGTGCCGGTCGAACCACGGACCGACCAACCCACTACCCCCATTGAGCAGCCGGAGGTCTCCGGCGAGCCGACGGACACGCCGCCCATGACGTTCCGCGGAATTGAAATTGATCCGACGCTCGCGGACGTACCGGTACCTGATGGGTATGCCGGCGTGATGCGCGCGGACCAGCCCCTGATCGCCGATCGCAATCTGCCTTCAACGATGAAGCAGGTCAATTACGCCTACGATGGCCTGTATCGGCTGAAGAGCACCGAATATCGGGAGGGGCTGAGTTTTGCACGCCGCTACGACTATACCTATGACTTGCTCGGCAATCGTCTGACGGAACAGCAGCGAATCGGCACGGGCAGCCCGACCACGATCGTGAGTGTTTTTAACAGCGCGAATCAGATCGTCACGCGCAGTGGTGTATCGTATACCTATGATCCGCGCGGGAACTTAACGAACGATGGCGTCTGGCAATTTACATACGACGCGGCAAACCGGCTGACCTCGGCCGATAAGAGCGGAGTCAACTCAGACTATGTCTACAATGGCCTGGGTGACCGCGTCAGCCAAACCGTGAATGGCACGACAACCGAGTATGTCCTTGACCTTGCCGCACCACTAACCGAGATGTTGGGAGAGATCGAGCCTGGAAGCGAGACGTGGTATTTACTCGGTCTCGATATCATCGGCCAGCAGAACACGGCGACCGGTTGGGGCTTCTACCACACGGATGCACTCGGTTCGGTGCGGAGCGTCTCGAACTCGGCTGGCGCAAGCATCTTCAGTGCGACCTACGACCCGTTCGGCGCACTGATTAGCTCACCGACCGGCGCGCCGAGTGTCGGCTATGCGGGCGAGGTGGCCGATGATACAACCGGTTTCACTTACCTGCGCGCCCGTTACTACAATCCGAAGCTTGGCGCGTTCCAAAGCCGCGACCCGGTCGTGGGCCTCGTCGGTAGCAGCGTTTCGTGGAATTCCTATCCATACGCATGGAACAACCCGGTCAACATGACCGATCCGAGCGGCAGGCTTCCGCTCTTCCTGATCCCGGTGCTCGCCGCGGCGGCAGGCGCAGTGCTCAATGGCGGCGCGCATGCAGCCTCACAACTTCTCAATGGCGTGCCGGCACATTGCCTCGATTGGAGCGCGATCGGACGAGCCGCCGGTGAAGGGGGCCGTCCTCGGCCTGGCGAGCTTCGCCATTGGCGCAGGCGTCGGCGCGCTCGGATTCTCTGGATTATCGGCTGCTGTTGCCGGCGAAGCAGGCGAGTTTGGCTTTGGCTATGCCTATGA
- a CDS encoding PHP domain-containing protein: protein QGQPVMIATEMTTTWRGEDTDILCYGYDPAAAPILEVCADLQRRQRENTAQTFENLTRGGYLVPQEEIDEILALPGSAHLSAVVAALQRNGHNAHERSAGTLAKEAGLNFETIDIVDAVEAAHASGGVCIVAHPGRGVLWTKYDAALLDELRRTVPIDGIEAYYPAHSDEQVDMFLAYAAEHNLLVSAGSDSHGPNRLPIKYPAANCRALLERLGVTVL, encoded by the coding sequence GCAGGGCCAGCCCGTGATGATCGCCACCGAAATGACGACCACATGGCGCGGGGAAGACACCGACATCCTGTGCTATGGCTACGATCCCGCCGCCGCGCCGATCCTTGAAGTCTGTGCCGACCTTCAGCGCCGCCAGCGCGAAAACACCGCCCAGACCTTCGAAAATCTCACGCGCGGCGGCTATCTCGTCCCGCAGGAGGAAATCGACGAAATCCTCGCTCTGCCCGGTTCGGCGCATCTGTCCGCTGTCGTTGCGGCGCTTCAGCGCAACGGCCACAACGCGCACGAGCGCTCGGCCGGTACATTGGCGAAAGAGGCTGGACTCAACTTTGAGACCATCGACATCGTCGACGCGGTCGAAGCGGCGCATGCCAGCGGCGGCGTGTGCATTGTCGCCCACCCCGGCCGTGGCGTCTTGTGGACCAAATACGACGCCGCGCTGCTGGACGAACTGCGCCGGACCGTGCCCATCGACGGCATAGAGGCTTATTATCCGGCCCACAGTGACGAGCAGGTTGACATGTTCCTCGCCTACGCCGCCGAACATAACCTGCTCGTCAGCGCCGGATCGGACTCGCACGGCCCCAACCGCCTGCCGATCAAGTATCCTGCCGCGAACTGCCGCGCCCTGCTCGAACGCCTCGGCGTCACGGTGCTCTAG
- a CDS encoding RHS repeat protein: protein MTFHIYNRRNLLTDVFINYVPDQNGQAPFNPSIPDQNIRFEYAYDLAGNLITETHKVSSSDPLQNRVKLYKYDAGNRPIEMVLNPTDTLGEVPFSASAWDRNIHTSYIYNEAGNLIRVKYEQDANGNRREDAYCYDAVDRLVRAVQGMTLSVGSSCGTNPAFSTAPDADVVTQYTFDNAGNRLTEVAPDGVITRTEYDTLNRPIVVIENYVPQGVAPDQNIISQTYYDEAGNIQLTIDPLGRMTLMCYDGLNRLSRSIVNFAAPVNFVDTQNHVIVNYPTPDPCSSGFAQNQSADQDIVTDFIYDASGRMIEMHEWLNQTARRITRSDYDGLNRVFRITQNYNPNQVVTPDQNVVVEVKFDSAERIEIETNAGRATRYIYDRRDLPVEIIENYQSGVGPTESINVSTTYGYDSYGNLNAERVTIPVGLVYETLYTQYSYDALNQNTSTVDPTSVRIHTDYDALGNPTRSWSPIDLSSTTFTYDKLYRQTTATTAMGFVTQAAYNKIGQQLSTTDAEGKMIVNAYDGMRRVTHITENYRPTSPINDPANPDINVMSIYGYDATGNLKSVQLPNNTSLNISYDKLNRQVLVDGPFSPGGQGIRVWQSSYDKLGRRIADRDPSNLGADAQVMVYDSLDRLKSVNYTDPNTPDVSHTYDIFGNMTSVTDGTGLTSFVYDPLDRVTSITDPDLRVVSYTYDQASRRRSLTMPGNRQIDYGYTGYRLTGVSDWDSTTGDISYQWDFGGRVNTIVREMPGADLETEYDYDLDGRLTSLQSFGTGAGHFGASYFYDDVGNRIRELSDPNLSSPAEIGLYEQDDPYFTYGGATWNLHENASASDGALTYSGTSTRTPNLPFTAQASSSITA, encoded by the coding sequence GTGACGTTTCATATATACAACCGGCGCAACTTACTGACGGACGTGTTCATCAATTACGTTCCTGACCAAAACGGACAGGCTCCCTTTAATCCGAGTATCCCGGACCAGAACATTAGGTTCGAATATGCGTACGACCTTGCCGGTAACCTGATTACCGAGACGCACAAAGTCAGCTCCAGCGATCCGCTGCAAAATCGTGTGAAGCTCTACAAATACGATGCTGGCAACCGTCCCATCGAGATGGTGCTTAATCCGACGGATACCCTCGGTGAAGTTCCGTTCAGCGCCAGCGCATGGGACAGAAACATCCATACGAGCTATATATACAATGAGGCTGGCAATCTCATTAGGGTGAAATACGAACAAGATGCCAATGGGAACCGACGCGAGGACGCTTACTGTTACGATGCAGTCGATCGTCTCGTAAGAGCCGTCCAGGGTATGACGTTGAGCGTCGGTAGTTCATGCGGCACGAATCCTGCTTTTAGTACCGCGCCGGACGCCGACGTGGTTACACAATACACCTTTGACAATGCCGGCAACAGATTGACCGAAGTCGCCCCTGACGGTGTAATCACGCGCACCGAATACGATACGCTCAATCGGCCGATCGTCGTGATTGAAAACTACGTCCCGCAAGGCGTTGCGCCGGACCAAAACATCATCTCGCAAACCTATTACGACGAGGCCGGCAACATCCAGTTGACGATCGACCCGCTCGGCCGTATGACGCTGATGTGTTACGACGGACTCAATCGGCTCTCGCGTAGCATCGTCAATTTCGCTGCGCCGGTGAACTTCGTGGATACACAAAACCACGTCATTGTAAACTACCCGACGCCTGACCCATGTTCGTCCGGATTCGCGCAAAATCAGAGCGCCGATCAGGATATCGTCACCGATTTCATCTACGACGCGTCCGGTCGCATGATCGAGATGCACGAATGGCTCAATCAAACGGCGCGCCGGATCACGCGCTCCGACTACGATGGCCTCAATCGCGTCTTTCGCATCACGCAAAACTACAATCCCAACCAGGTTGTAACGCCCGACCAGAACGTCGTCGTCGAGGTGAAGTTCGACAGCGCCGAGCGAATCGAAATCGAGACCAACGCCGGACGCGCCACGCGCTATATCTACGACCGGCGGGATCTTCCCGTCGAAATTATCGAGAACTATCAGTCAGGCGTAGGGCCGACCGAATCGATCAACGTCAGTACGACTTACGGCTACGATTCCTACGGAAACCTGAACGCCGAGCGGGTGACAATTCCAGTTGGCTTGGTCTACGAAACCCTATACACCCAATACAGTTATGACGCCTTGAATCAGAATACCAGTACGGTCGATCCAACCTCGGTTCGGATTCATACTGATTACGACGCCTTAGGAAACCCGACTCGGTCGTGGAGTCCCATAGATCTGAGCAGCACAACGTTTACATACGACAAGTTGTATCGGCAGACAACGGCAACGACCGCAATGGGGTTCGTCACACAAGCGGCGTATAACAAGATCGGTCAACAGCTTTCGACGACGGATGCTGAGGGTAAGATGATCGTCAACGCGTATGACGGTATGCGGCGCGTGACACACATTACCGAAAACTACCGGCCGACATCGCCGATCAATGACCCCGCCAATCCTGATATCAACGTAATGTCGATTTACGGTTACGACGCCACTGGCAACCTCAAGAGCGTACAGCTCCCGAATAATACGAGCTTGAACATCAGCTACGATAAGCTCAATCGTCAAGTCCTGGTTGACGGCCCCTTCTCTCCAGGCGGTCAAGGTATCCGGGTCTGGCAATCGAGTTACGACAAGCTCGGCCGCCGTATCGCTGACCGCGATCCGAGTAACCTCGGAGCCGACGCACAGGTCATGGTTTATGATTCGCTTGACCGCCTCAAATCGGTGAATTACACCGATCCGAATACGCCGGATGTCTCCCACACCTATGACATTTTTGGCAACATGACGAGCGTGACCGACGGCACGGGGCTTACGAGCTTCGTCTATGATCCCCTCGACCGCGTCACGAGTATCACCGATCCGGATTTACGTGTTGTTTCCTATACCTATGATCAAGCGAGCCGTCGTCGATCCCTTACGATGCCAGGGAATCGGCAAATCGACTACGGCTACACGGGCTATCGTCTTACGGGAGTCTCGGACTGGGACAGCACCACGGGCGACATTAGCTATCAGTGGGACTTTGGCGGTCGCGTCAATACAATCGTCAGGGAGATGCCCGGCGCAGATCTCGAGACCGAATATGACTATGACCTCGACGGGAGACTCACCTCTCTCCAGTCGTTCGGCACTGGCGCCGGACATTTTGGGGCGTCGTATTTTTACGACGACGTCGGAAACCGCATCCGTGAACTATCTGACCCGAATCTCTCTTCGCCCGCTGAAATCGGGCTGTACGAGCAGGATGATCCGTATTTCACTTATGGCGGTGCCACGTGGAATCTGCACGAAAATGCGTCTGCGTCCGATGGCGCGTTGACGTATTCGGGGACATCAACGCGTACGCCAAATTTGCCTTTTACGGCACAGGCTTCGTCCTCCATCACCGCATGA